A part of Streptomyces sp. DSM 40750 genomic DNA contains:
- the arfA gene encoding arabinosylfuranosidase ArfA — MSHPDTTPARFTLDPAFAVGSVNPRLYGSFVEHMGRCVYTGIYEPGHPAADADGLRQDVLELVRELGVTTVRYPGGNFVSGYRWEDSVGPREERPTRLDLAWKSTETNEFGLSEFMDFCAETGMEPMMAVNLGTREVEDAIRLLEYCNHPGGTELSDRRAAHGSKEPYGIKMWCLGNEMDGPWQTGHKTPEEYGRLAAETARAMRQIDPGLELVACGSSSSSMPTFASWESTVLQAAYDLVDYVSLHAYYEEIDGDRDSFLASAVDMEHFIESVVATCDHVRARLKADKRINLSFDEWNVWYQKRPNPHHVEDWQQAPRLLEDVYTVTDAVVFGSLLIALLRHADRVTAASLAQLVNVIAPIMTEPSGPAWRQTTFYPFAQASAYGRGRVLRVEVDSPTYTTARFGEVPLLHATAVMDDETGDVTVFAVNRGQSDALPLRIDLRGVDGHTLAEHLVLADSDPEATNTADRPDRVTPHTATGTTIADGVLHAELEPLSWNVIRLTHGQN; from the coding sequence ATGTCCCACCCCGACACCACCCCCGCACGCTTCACCCTCGACCCGGCCTTCGCCGTCGGCAGCGTCAACCCCCGTCTGTACGGATCGTTCGTCGAGCACATGGGCCGCTGCGTCTACACCGGCATCTACGAACCCGGCCACCCCGCCGCCGACGCGGACGGCCTGCGCCAGGACGTCCTGGAACTGGTCCGCGAACTCGGCGTCACCACGGTCCGCTACCCCGGCGGCAACTTCGTCTCCGGCTACCGCTGGGAAGACAGCGTCGGCCCGCGCGAGGAGCGGCCTACCCGGCTGGACCTGGCCTGGAAGTCCACCGAGACCAACGAGTTCGGCCTGAGCGAGTTCATGGACTTCTGCGCCGAGACCGGCATGGAGCCCATGATGGCCGTCAACCTCGGCACCCGCGAGGTCGAGGACGCCATACGGCTGCTGGAGTACTGCAACCACCCGGGCGGCACCGAACTGTCCGACCGCCGTGCCGCCCACGGGAGCAAGGAACCGTACGGCATCAAGATGTGGTGCCTGGGCAACGAGATGGACGGCCCCTGGCAGACCGGGCACAAGACCCCCGAGGAGTACGGCCGCCTCGCCGCCGAGACCGCCCGCGCCATGCGGCAGATCGACCCCGGCCTGGAACTCGTCGCCTGCGGCAGCTCCAGCTCCTCCATGCCGACGTTCGCCTCCTGGGAGTCGACCGTCCTGCAGGCCGCGTACGACCTCGTCGACTACGTCTCCCTGCACGCCTACTACGAGGAGATCGACGGCGACCGCGACTCCTTCCTGGCATCCGCCGTGGACATGGAGCACTTCATCGAGTCGGTCGTCGCCACCTGCGACCACGTCCGCGCCCGTCTCAAGGCGGACAAGCGCATCAACCTCTCCTTCGATGAGTGGAACGTCTGGTACCAGAAGAGGCCCAACCCGCACCACGTCGAGGATTGGCAGCAGGCGCCGCGCCTGTTGGAGGACGTCTACACCGTCACCGACGCCGTGGTCTTCGGCTCGCTGCTCATCGCCCTGCTGCGGCACGCCGACCGGGTCACCGCCGCCTCGCTCGCCCAGCTCGTCAACGTCATCGCGCCGATCATGACCGAGCCGAGCGGCCCGGCCTGGCGGCAGACCACCTTCTACCCCTTCGCCCAGGCGTCGGCGTACGGCCGCGGCCGGGTGCTGCGCGTCGAGGTGGACAGCCCGACGTACACCACCGCCAGGTTCGGGGAGGTGCCGCTGCTGCACGCCACCGCGGTGATGGACGACGAGACCGGCGACGTCACCGTCTTCGCCGTCAACCGCGGCCAGAGCGACGCCCTGCCGCTGAGGATCGACCTGCGCGGCGTCGACGGCCACACGCTCGCGGAGCACCTGGTCCTGGCCGACAGCGACCCGGAGGCCACCAACACCGCCGACCGGCCCGACCGCGTCACCCCGCACACCGCCACCGGCACGACCATCGCCGACGGTGTCCTGCACGCCGAACTCGAACCGCTCTCCTGGAACGTGATCCGGCTGACGCACGGACAGAACTGA